Proteins from a genomic interval of Nitrospina gracilis Nb-211:
- a CDS encoding polyprenyl synthetase family protein: MGFREVTEFFREDLLKVEQCLRDNFESSLPIVTDIGDYILNAGGKRIRPLLLLLSSRLCGLPSNDRVIKHCCVIEYIHAATLLHDDVVDETTVRRGNETVNSKWGSDASILVGDFMIARALILLSDDIQADIFRAFGQGSKLLVEGGLLEYSNARDILVTEDHILEVAHKKTASIMALSCQIGALLAEAGKSNEEAMIDFGNNFGIAFQLMDDAMDYDAPPEVLGKPQGTDFKEGHVTLPLLHLYQHSDNGLRREIEEFIQNGNLTHKEFDYILERMRETKSLEYTMNKARAHMDEAKKILFSLKFPCPEYLELMATLSDHIIDRYTPSNISLTPIS; the protein is encoded by the coding sequence CCATTGTGACCGATATCGGCGACTACATCCTGAACGCGGGCGGCAAGCGCATCCGCCCCCTGCTGTTGCTGTTGAGTTCGCGCCTGTGCGGCCTGCCCTCCAACGACCGCGTGATCAAACACTGTTGCGTGATCGAGTACATTCACGCCGCCACTCTGCTTCATGACGACGTGGTGGACGAAACCACCGTGCGCCGCGGCAACGAAACCGTAAACTCAAAGTGGGGAAGCGACGCCAGCATCCTCGTCGGGGATTTCATGATCGCGCGGGCGCTCATCCTGCTCTCCGACGACATTCAGGCGGACATCTTCCGCGCTTTCGGCCAGGGTTCGAAACTGCTGGTGGAGGGCGGCCTGCTCGAATACTCCAATGCCCGCGACATCCTCGTGACGGAAGACCATATTCTGGAAGTCGCGCACAAAAAGACCGCGTCCATCATGGCGCTCAGTTGCCAGATCGGAGCACTGCTGGCCGAAGCGGGCAAATCCAACGAAGAGGCCATGATCGATTTCGGCAACAACTTCGGCATCGCTTTCCAGCTCATGGATGACGCCATGGATTACGATGCGCCGCCGGAAGTGCTGGGAAAACCCCAGGGAACGGATTTCAAGGAAGGCCACGTCACCCTGCCCCTCCTGCACCTCTATCAGCATTCCGACAACGGCCTCAGGCGCGAGATCGAGGAGTTCATCCAGAACGGCAACCTGACGCACAAGGAGTTCGACTACATCCTCGAACGCATGCGCGAGACCAAGTCCCTCGAATACACCATGAACAAGGCGCGCGCCCACATGGACGAGGCCAAGAAGATTCTTTTCTCCCTCAAATTTCCCTGCCCCGAATATCTGGAGCTGATGGCCACGCTGTCCGACCACATCATCGACCGCTACACCCCCTCCAACATCTCCCTCACGCCGATTTCCTGA
- the amrA gene encoding AmmeMemoRadiSam system protein A, whose product MDTLTRGIVYLARKAVSHYLRHRCPLPCPANLPDSLKQRAGAFVSIKCKGTLRGCIGTLEPQQDTLAAEIIENAVKAATKDPRFDPVTEGELDDLTFSIDVLTPLEPVSDISMLDPKRYGLVVRNDKKQGVLLPDLEGVPTIAEQVRLCRLKGGFTDEDTEEYFRFRVQRFR is encoded by the coding sequence ATGGACACCTTGACGCGGGGAATCGTCTATCTGGCACGCAAAGCGGTGAGCCATTATCTGCGCCATCGTTGTCCCCTTCCCTGCCCTGCGAATCTCCCCGACTCCCTGAAGCAACGTGCCGGGGCGTTTGTCTCCATAAAGTGCAAGGGGACCCTGCGCGGGTGCATCGGCACCCTGGAACCGCAGCAGGACACGCTGGCGGCGGAGATTATCGAAAATGCGGTGAAAGCGGCCACCAAAGACCCACGGTTCGACCCGGTCACCGAGGGGGAACTGGACGACCTCACGTTCTCCATCGACGTGCTCACGCCATTGGAACCGGTGAGCGATATTTCCATGCTGGATCCGAAACGCTACGGCCTGGTGGTCCGTAATGACAAAAAACAGGGGGTGCTGTTGCCGGACCTGGAAGGGGTACCGACCATTGCGGAGCAGGTGCGCCTGTGCCGCTTGAAGGGAGGGTTCACCGACGAGGATACGGAGGAATACTTTCGGTTCCGCGTTCAGCGATTCCGTTGA
- a CDS encoding CoA-binding protein, translating to MHKQGIGDFPYYVGINSLADLATKDDRVVVLNILGKESSGVTPISHVYSGGNVVFGTGPGKSGKALPTKVGNIPVYNSIKEGMAAGHKFNTAVVYLPPSGVKDGVAEAVRQNPDLKKVIVLTEKVSVKDSRIMRAICQANGVDLFGANCLGLADSWNHVRLGGALGGSHPEESLIKGSVAIFSNSGNFTTTIAVYLSTAGWGTTTSVSSGKDVYIHFGPHEFIHGFNNDDRSKAAIIYCEPGGYYEKGVESDKPIIACVVGRWKAKLTKSCGHAGSLAGSGDDAMAKEKWFMDYFGVDGIYTPENPKFSKKGALVTNIAHIPEALTKVMELRGEKPDFEPKGSLSLKCWFGSNNNAKLPKELDLPVVEALDPYNKQIEALRVQVGAMIRRETLKDASGASRMDPKTQVSQIHGVSILDASTKSLEENLAFALTKNYPSEYGRALANLALNAYVGHHNHPALAAAQASRDAGNSPNTVLSAAVSIVGKKTVQKSLDAASGLLELFKLTEMNDPEQSFDYSAQLKEAGQYKDAFLGTGDDCSDKIMDAVAKLQGQSVFLNFLQDFAKQENGKVSVDAIVAGIWATLAWRSLRSKKLTRHTLQSLPWYSRIFSTMVGCTAGVDKHTADSFCGVKLDDIVTKTSFTKTAFLALLGREPADGELFEFQVLLGLIITNGPGTISAQGAKGAVSADGPEQPDRVQVNKSMVGFLTHTGFAHGGNGYEAAAFLIEQFKNSGLKNPADANHGIDLAKLASDYASNYGTYKKEQKELGNLEYAKIPCVNHPVFKGKDVNVDPREEYVQKLFKDKGLNNVFLDFYHHLVEGLFKAKVTNNVYCVNIDAVIAVILLKMVWADYQKGTIKESDIETASFAAFLFGRMIGCAAEVDDHTNRGRNMDTRTPASQCAYVG from the coding sequence ATGCATAAGCAAGGAATAGGCGATTTTCCCTATTACGTCGGAATCAATTCTCTGGCGGATTTGGCGACCAAGGATGACCGGGTCGTTGTTTTGAATATATTGGGTAAGGAAAGCTCCGGTGTCACCCCCATCAGTCATGTGTACTCCGGAGGCAACGTGGTGTTCGGCACCGGTCCGGGCAAGTCCGGCAAGGCCCTGCCCACGAAGGTGGGGAATATCCCCGTTTACAACTCCATCAAGGAAGGTATGGCGGCGGGCCACAAGTTCAACACCGCGGTCGTGTACCTGCCTCCGTCCGGCGTGAAAGACGGCGTGGCCGAAGCGGTGCGCCAGAACCCGGACCTGAAAAAAGTGATCGTCCTCACCGAGAAGGTGTCGGTGAAAGATTCGCGCATCATGCGCGCCATCTGCCAGGCCAACGGTGTGGACCTGTTCGGTGCGAACTGCCTGGGTCTGGCCGACTCCTGGAACCATGTGCGCCTCGGCGGAGCGCTGGGCGGCAGTCATCCGGAGGAATCGCTGATCAAGGGATCGGTGGCGATCTTTTCCAACTCCGGCAACTTCACCACCACCATTGCCGTGTACCTGTCCACCGCGGGCTGGGGCACGACGACGTCGGTGTCCAGCGGCAAGGACGTATACATCCATTTCGGTCCGCATGAGTTCATTCACGGATTCAACAACGACGACCGCTCCAAAGCCGCCATCATCTACTGCGAGCCGGGCGGGTATTATGAGAAGGGCGTTGAGTCCGACAAGCCGATCATCGCCTGCGTGGTGGGCCGCTGGAAAGCGAAACTCACCAAATCCTGCGGTCATGCCGGTTCGCTGGCGGGTTCCGGTGATGATGCGATGGCCAAGGAAAAATGGTTCATGGATTATTTCGGGGTGGACGGCATCTACACGCCGGAGAATCCGAAGTTCTCCAAAAAAGGCGCGCTGGTCACCAACATTGCGCACATTCCGGAAGCACTGACCAAGGTCATGGAACTGCGCGGCGAGAAACCGGACTTTGAGCCCAAGGGCAGCCTGTCCCTCAAGTGCTGGTTTGGAAGCAACAACAACGCCAAACTTCCGAAAGAGCTGGACTTGCCGGTGGTCGAGGCGCTCGATCCATACAACAAGCAGATCGAGGCGCTCCGCGTGCAGGTTGGCGCGATGATCCGCCGCGAGACGCTGAAAGACGCCAGCGGCGCGTCGCGCATGGATCCGAAAACGCAGGTTTCCCAGATCCACGGCGTGTCCATCCTGGATGCGTCCACGAAGTCTCTGGAGGAAAACCTCGCGTTTGCGCTGACCAAGAACTACCCGTCCGAGTACGGCCGGGCGTTGGCCAATCTGGCACTCAATGCCTACGTCGGACATCACAACCATCCGGCCCTGGCGGCGGCGCAGGCATCGCGCGACGCGGGCAACTCGCCCAACACGGTGTTGTCGGCGGCGGTGTCGATCGTCGGCAAAAAGACCGTGCAGAAGTCGCTGGATGCGGCGTCGGGTCTGCTGGAGCTGTTCAAGCTGACCGAGATGAACGATCCGGAACAGTCCTTCGACTACAGCGCCCAGCTGAAAGAGGCGGGCCAGTACAAGGATGCGTTTTTGGGAACGGGAGACGATTGTTCCGACAAGATCATGGATGCGGTGGCCAAACTTCAGGGCCAGTCGGTATTCCTGAACTTCCTGCAGGATTTCGCCAAGCAGGAGAACGGCAAGGTCAGCGTCGATGCCATCGTCGCAGGCATCTGGGCCACTCTGGCGTGGCGCAGTCTGCGGTCGAAGAAACTGACCCGCCACACCCTGCAATCGCTTCCTTGGTACAGCCGCATCTTCAGCACCATGGTCGGTTGCACCGCCGGTGTGGACAAACACACGGCGGACAGCTTCTGCGGTGTCAAGCTGGACGACATCGTCACCAAGACCAGCTTCACCAAAACCGCGTTCCTGGCACTGTTGGGCCGGGAGCCGGCCGATGGCGAACTGTTCGAGTTCCAGGTTCTGCTGGGCCTCATCATCACCAACGGCCCGGGCACCATCTCCGCCCAGGGGGCGAAGGGTGCGGTGAGCGCGGACGGACCGGAACAGCCGGACCGGGTGCAGGTCAACAAGAGCATGGTCGGTTTCCTGACCCACACCGGGTTTGCTCACGGCGGCAACGGCTACGAAGCGGCGGCGTTTTTGATCGAACAGTTCAAGAACTCCGGCCTCAAGAACCCGGCCGACGCCAACCACGGCATTGACCTGGCCAAGCTGGCGTCGGACTACGCCAGCAACTACGGCACTTACAAGAAAGAGCAGAAGGAACTCGGCAACCTCGAGTATGCCAAGATCCCCTGCGTCAATCATCCGGTGTTCAAGGGCAAGGACGTGAACGTGGACCCGCGCGAGGAATACGTGCAGAAACTGTTCAAGGACAAGGGCCTGAACAACGTGTTTCTCGATTTCTACCATCACCTGGTGGAAGGGCTGTTCAAAGCCAAGGTCACGAATAACGTGTACTGCGTGAACATCGACGCGGTGATTGCGGTGATCCTGCTCAAGATGGTCTGGGCGGATTACCAGAAAGGCACGATCAAGGAGTCGGACATCGAGACCGCCAGCTTTGCGGCTTTCCTGTTCGGCCGCATGATCGGCTGTGCCGCCGAAGTGGACGACCACACCAACCGGGGACGCAACATGGACACCCGCACCCCGGCCAGCCAGTGTGCGTACGTCGGCTGA
- a CDS encoding ATP citrate lyase citrate-binding domain-containing protein, producing the protein MQITGMLWGRKLLDLVEFPRSDVRGPEISVDEIKEMISKHGQVFIKPVFKGGVGKKGKSGLLGRVNNIHDALKEKERLYFATHSDGNSVVKANGVTFEGGVPADIEVYFSISDNTVYRAPTMTITHHGGVDIEELPEDKIAVVPFDPLTGLKAFHVSNALMSLGAPPQIISPLVQHLPKLWDLYNNYGMLMLELNPIRMSTAGGRLTPVACDFKCAFDQDDPAWKRLHLPSDLFASDDSDFEQEINQLRTYQGQSDVYVINDQGSITAPTFGGGANAMVTELLGEDATISSDFGGNPPYEKMHDISRITFKYWMEQSNVLFIIGGKANNTDIYETFRAMADGIKWYFQNYGPKPLFVVVGRGGPNLIKGMGYLRDTLDSLGLPYRFFGHDSAMSEVINYAKAVNDWMKNGGKEEIKKALNIK; encoded by the coding sequence ATGCAAATCACCGGAATGCTTTGGGGCCGTAAGTTGCTGGACCTGGTGGAATTCCCCCGGTCCGATGTGCGGGGTCCCGAAATCAGCGTGGATGAAATCAAGGAAATGATCAGCAAGCACGGGCAGGTGTTCATCAAGCCCGTGTTCAAAGGCGGTGTCGGCAAAAAGGGAAAATCCGGCCTGCTCGGACGCGTCAACAACATTCACGACGCGTTGAAAGAAAAAGAGCGCCTCTATTTCGCCACGCATTCGGATGGCAACTCAGTGGTGAAGGCCAACGGCGTCACCTTCGAAGGCGGCGTGCCGGCGGACATCGAGGTGTACTTTTCCATCTCCGACAACACCGTCTACCGCGCGCCGACGATGACCATCACGCATCACGGCGGTGTGGACATCGAGGAGTTGCCTGAGGACAAAATCGCAGTCGTGCCGTTCGATCCGTTAACCGGTCTCAAGGCCTTTCACGTATCCAACGCCCTGATGAGCCTCGGTGCTCCGCCGCAGATCATCAGCCCGCTGGTTCAGCACCTGCCGAAGCTGTGGGACCTGTACAACAACTACGGCATGCTGATGCTGGAGCTGAACCCGATCCGCATGAGCACTGCGGGCGGACGCCTCACCCCGGTGGCGTGTGACTTCAAATGCGCGTTCGATCAGGATGACCCGGCATGGAAACGCCTGCATCTGCCGTCCGACCTGTTCGCCTCCGACGATTCGGACTTCGAACAGGAGATCAACCAGCTCCGCACCTACCAGGGGCAGAGCGACGTGTATGTCATCAATGACCAAGGGTCCATCACCGCGCCCACCTTCGGCGGCGGCGCCAATGCGATGGTCACCGAACTGCTGGGCGAGGACGCGACGATTTCTTCCGACTTCGGTGGCAACCCGCCTTACGAGAAGATGCATGACATCTCCCGGATCACGTTCAAATACTGGATGGAGCAGTCGAACGTGCTCTTCATCATCGGCGGTAAAGCCAACAACACGGACATTTATGAAACGTTCCGGGCGATGGCCGACGGCATCAAGTGGTATTTCCAGAACTACGGTCCCAAACCCCTGTTCGTCGTGGTGGGACGGGGTGGTCCCAACCTCATCAAGGGCATGGGATACCTGCGGGACACGCTGGATTCGCTGGGTCTGCCGTACCGCTTCTTCGGTCACGACAGCGCCATGTCCGAGGTCATCAATTATGCCAAGGCCGTCAACGATTGGATGAAAAACGGCGGCAAGGAAGAAATTAAAAAAGCTCTGAATATCAAGTAA